The Herminiimonas arsenitoxidans genome window below encodes:
- a CDS encoding GreA/GreB family elongation factor yields the protein MNKAFVKETGDDDALSLQPEMPLDVKNYITPEGYQRLQNELLELVEVTRAHVLQTEQDATNQTSLEFDPERTLREIDQRIHYLQTRLESAEIVDPSVHVDGDQVFFGASVTYQNAIGEQHTVTIVGLDELDPAHGKISWLAPLAQTLLGANEGDTVLLESPAGTEKLQIMHVRYPPSS from the coding sequence ATGAACAAGGCTTTTGTTAAGGAAACGGGCGACGACGATGCTCTATCGTTGCAGCCGGAGATGCCGCTAGACGTGAAAAATTACATCACGCCTGAGGGGTATCAGCGTTTGCAAAATGAGTTACTGGAATTGGTGGAAGTAACACGCGCCCATGTTTTGCAAACCGAGCAAGATGCTACAAATCAAACATCTCTGGAGTTTGATCCCGAGCGTACCTTGCGTGAAATCGACCAACGTATTCACTATCTACAAACTCGTTTGGAGTCTGCAGAAATCGTTGACCCAAGCGTGCATGTCGATGGCGATCAAGTCTTCTTTGGCGCAAGCGTCACCTATCAAAACGCAATTGGTGAACAACATACCGTCACCATAGTTGGCCTAGATGAGCTGGACCCGGCGCACGGCAAGATAAGCTGGCTGGCACCACTTGCGCAAACATTGCTCGGTGCAAACGAAGGCGACACAGTACTGTTGGAAAGCCCAGCTGGTACAGAGAAATTGCAGATCATGCACGTACGTTATCCGCCTAGTAGTTGA
- the pnuC gene encoding nicotinamide riboside transporter PnuC: protein MNDPLTLFGLVHTSLLEIVSFALALVMVVLNIRQSPWAWLFSITSAALYAVVFYDSKLYGDMSLQFFFIAVSLWGWYQWLFGGVSHHGVLVSRLTSKGWLYSGLAWLFGFVAIASFLRLFTDTDVPHIDAFLTSGSLVGQLLLSRKKLENWHVWIGIDLIYIGLYIHKNLYLTALLFSLFVVLAAVGLRTWKKSLANQFAEVIN from the coding sequence ATGAACGATCCACTCACGCTCTTCGGTTTGGTCCATACCTCACTTCTTGAGATCGTATCGTTCGCGCTCGCGCTTGTCATGGTGGTCTTGAATATCCGCCAATCACCGTGGGCGTGGCTATTCTCCATCACATCAGCTGCCTTGTATGCCGTCGTGTTTTACGACAGCAAGTTGTATGGCGATATGTCGCTGCAATTTTTCTTTATCGCCGTCTCGCTCTGGGGCTGGTATCAATGGTTGTTCGGCGGCGTCTCGCATCATGGCGTACTAGTGTCGCGCCTCACGTCAAAAGGGTGGCTATATTCAGGACTCGCATGGCTGTTCGGCTTTGTCGCTATCGCTTCCTTCCTGCGCCTGTTCACTGATACCGACGTGCCGCATATCGATGCCTTCCTGACTTCGGGTAGTTTGGTCGGTCAACTCTTGCTGTCACGTAAAAAACTGGAAAACTGGCATGTGTGGATAGGCATCGATCTGATTTACATCGGCTTGTACATACACAAGAATTTGTATCTCACTGCCTTGCTGTTTTCCCTGTTCGTTGTCCTGGCTGCCGTCGGATTGCGCACCTGGAAAAAATCCCTGGCAAACCAATTTGCCGAAGTCATTAATTAA
- a CDS encoding oxidoreductase-like domain-containing protein, translating into MPTAKHPDDAPPVPPVRPDNDECCHSGCEPCIFDLYELEMDRYRLALKAWEKRMEDGKSRKKISRKAALKPM; encoded by the coding sequence ATGCCTACAGCCAAGCATCCAGATGATGCACCGCCCGTTCCGCCAGTACGACCCGACAATGACGAATGCTGTCATAGCGGTTGCGAACCATGCATCTTCGACTTGTATGAACTTGAAATGGATCGTTATCGCCTTGCGTTGAAAGCGTGGGAGAAGCGTATGGAAGATGGTAAATCACGTAAAAAGATATCGCGTAAGGCAGCACTCAAACCAATGTGA
- a CDS encoding efflux RND transporter periplasmic adaptor subunit yields MKRFNKKTIVIAVVAVLALAAIVIVMSSGKSEAAKKKDDTGPKPALAVTTAQPSQAHLPIYLTANGTVTAWQEAIIGSESNGLQLMEVRVNVGDVVKRGQVLATFSVASVKADVAQARASLMEAEANAADAKNNAERARTLETTGALSTQQINQYLTTEQTAKAKAEAAKAALEVRIVRLNQTQVLAPDDGVISARSATVGAVVSAGTELFRMIRQGRLEWRAEVTSAELGRLATGTPALITAANGTQVKGKVRMIAPTVDAQNRAALVYVDLAPTAAKIAPVRAGMFATGQFDLGVSTAVTVPQQAIVIRDGFSYVFRVNADSRVTQTKVQPGRRLADRIEIVSGIPADAVLVANGAGFLNDGDLVKVVPATPPVAAGSASQDAGTPVRATAATK; encoded by the coding sequence ATGAAACGTTTCAACAAAAAAACCATCGTTATCGCTGTGGTCGCCGTGCTGGCGCTGGCCGCGATTGTGATCGTAATGAGCAGCGGCAAATCCGAGGCCGCCAAGAAGAAAGACGATACCGGCCCTAAACCGGCGCTGGCCGTGACGACTGCGCAACCATCGCAGGCACACTTACCTATCTACTTGACCGCCAACGGCACTGTAACCGCATGGCAGGAAGCCATCATAGGCAGTGAATCGAATGGTTTGCAATTGATGGAAGTGCGCGTCAATGTTGGTGACGTCGTCAAGCGCGGCCAAGTGCTGGCAACCTTCTCGGTTGCTTCAGTGAAGGCCGATGTGGCACAGGCACGCGCCAGTCTGATGGAAGCAGAAGCCAATGCCGCCGATGCGAAAAATAATGCAGAGCGCGCACGCACGTTGGAGACAACTGGCGCTTTAAGCACACAGCAGATCAATCAATATCTGACCACGGAACAAACTGCCAAGGCGAAAGCGGAAGCAGCAAAAGCTGCATTGGAAGTACGTATCGTGCGCTTGAATCAAACACAAGTGCTGGCACCGGATGACGGCGTGATTTCTGCACGTAGTGCAACAGTAGGCGCGGTTGTGAGCGCAGGTACCGAATTGTTTCGCATGATCCGTCAGGGCCGTTTGGAATGGCGCGCTGAAGTGACTTCGGCCGAGTTGGGGCGTTTGGCAACGGGTACGCCGGCCTTGATCACGGCGGCCAATGGTACGCAAGTCAAAGGCAAGGTACGCATGATCGCACCTACTGTGGACGCGCAAAATCGCGCGGCGCTGGTGTATGTCGATCTGGCACCGACAGCAGCGAAGATCGCACCAGTGCGTGCCGGTATGTTTGCTACTGGCCAATTTGATCTCGGTGTTTCCACTGCGGTGACCGTGCCGCAGCAGGCCATCGTGATTCGTGATGGCTTCAGTTATGTCTTCCGTGTGAATGCGGATAGCCGCGTGACACAAACAAAAGTTCAACCGGGGCGTCGTCTGGCTGACAGGATTGAAATCGTATCCGGTATCCCGGCAGATGCGGTGCTGGTGGCGAATGGTGCTGGCTTCCTCAACGATGGCGATCTGGTGAAAGTCGTACCAGCGACACCACCGGTTGCCGCAGGCAGTGCATCGCAAGATGCGGGCACGCCTGTGCGCGCTACCGCTGCGACTAAATAG
- a CDS encoding efflux transporter outer membrane subunit, whose protein sequence is MKRIQLLAYASLPFWLAGCALTAPPETVSVQPPNKWFAPLPTTPTVDKSVENLPHGGTLTDLSKWWEQQNDPVLVELIQSAETVSPTVATAVSRIEQSRATSVSTGAVLGPKLDVTASSQRSNMQAPLPLGTTTQAALQPSWEIDVFGANRATSRAAQARLQGAQANWHDARVSVAAEVANRYYSLRTCNKLEIVTRADADSRAETARLSELSAKAGFQAPATAALARASAAEGNGRATQQSALCDLDVKALVYLTAMDEPTLRNKLANSSAPPVSVTLLNIDSLPAQTLSQRPDIFIAEREVAAASAEVGSAQAQRYPRLSLSGSIGAGSFRSAGTTTNMNTWSVGPLSLSLPIFDGGTRVANIDAAKARYEEAVVNYRASVRQAVREVEEALVNLQSTASRSEDARVAVEGYRASFNGTQSLYQNGLASLIDLEDLRRTRLAAELNAATLERERMSAWIALYRAAGGGWVNPQSTAATATK, encoded by the coding sequence ATGAAACGAATTCAGCTACTCGCGTATGCGAGCCTGCCGTTCTGGCTCGCCGGTTGTGCTTTGACTGCACCACCGGAAACAGTCTCGGTGCAACCGCCTAACAAATGGTTTGCGCCATTGCCAACTACACCAACCGTTGATAAGAGCGTGGAAAATTTGCCGCATGGTGGCACGTTAACCGACTTGTCCAAATGGTGGGAACAGCAGAACGATCCTGTGCTGGTGGAGTTGATTCAGTCGGCGGAAACAGTCAGCCCGACGGTGGCAACTGCGGTCTCGCGCATAGAGCAATCGCGTGCGACCAGCGTGTCAACCGGTGCGGTACTGGGGCCGAAACTGGATGTCACAGCGAGTTCGCAGCGTAGCAATATGCAAGCGCCGCTACCGCTCGGCACTACTACGCAGGCAGCGCTGCAACCTTCGTGGGAAATCGATGTGTTCGGCGCTAATCGTGCGACCAGTCGTGCTGCGCAAGCACGCTTGCAAGGTGCGCAAGCGAACTGGCATGACGCGCGTGTCTCGGTTGCGGCAGAAGTGGCGAATCGTTATTACAGCCTGCGTACCTGCAACAAACTAGAGATCGTGACACGTGCGGATGCAGATTCGCGTGCTGAAACGGCACGTCTGTCGGAGTTGAGTGCGAAGGCAGGTTTCCAGGCGCCAGCGACTGCCGCTTTGGCGCGCGCCAGTGCAGCAGAAGGTAATGGCCGTGCGACACAGCAGAGCGCTTTGTGCGATCTGGACGTCAAGGCCTTGGTATATCTGACGGCCATGGATGAGCCAACGTTGCGCAACAAGTTGGCAAACAGCAGCGCGCCGCCAGTATCGGTGACCTTGCTGAATATAGACAGCTTGCCGGCACAAACCTTGTCGCAACGTCCGGACATCTTTATCGCCGAACGTGAAGTCGCGGCAGCCAGTGCAGAAGTCGGCAGCGCGCAGGCGCAACGTTATCCGCGCCTTAGTTTGAGCGGTTCCATCGGCGCTGGCAGTTTCCGCTCCGCCGGTACGACTACCAATATGAATACATGGTCGGTCGGCCCTTTGTCATTGTCACTGCCTATTTTTGATGGCGGTACCCGCGTGGCAAATATCGATGCAGCAAAAGCACGTTACGAAGAAGCCGTCGTCAATTACCGCGCCAGTGTGCGACAAGCCGTGCGTGAAGTCGAAGAAGCACTGGTGAATCTGCAAAGCACTGCTTCACGCAGTGAAGATGCACGCGTCGCAGTGGAAGGCTATCGCGCATCGTTCAACGGTACACAAAGCCTGTATCAAAACGGTTTGGCCAGCTTGATCGATCTGGAAGATTTGCGTCGCACGCGTCTGGCCGCCGAACTGAATGCCGCTACGCTGGAACGCGAACGCATGTCCGCCTGGATTGCGCTATACCGTGCCGCTGGCGGCGGTTGGGTCAATCCGCAAAGTACAGCTGCAACGGCAACTAAATAA
- a CDS encoding TonB-dependent siderophore receptor: MSASHSRRSLIALAVAQACAFAPAAMAESSENVLPEVVVTSDSAKDGIARNASIGGFSEAPLRETPASISVITREQMQDRSIRTATDAVKYDASVQNSYNAVGLSDWFAIRGFVLDQGSSYRKDGLVILAQSSIPMENKESFEILKGLAGLQSGIASSGGVLNYVTKRPTNEPLRTVTLEVSERGTRYAAVDLGGRFEDQRFGYRINAAVEDIRSYVRASNGDRRFVSGAFDWRISPRALLQVDVDYQHKSQLTVPGFQLLGSDLRIPTGVSGKTMLNDQPWSRPVTDDTNNLGVKFEYELNDNWRTTLQANAFALRRDDAVALSVGCPATGSFSNYCANGDYGLYDLRRDNDKRTVNTTQALLQGRFNTGTVKHELTTGVSTLNRRDSFADYLFDFVGTGNIYNPVYYNYTLGPTKPVSLRRKDDERSVFMQDILSLTDKLKLHAGVRYTQLKRDQFNAGGTLLRHTDEGFALPNVALVFSPQENWSIYGSYSEGLDPGGEVPDGATNQGTVLDPSRSRQYEVGVKADISSNVSVAAALFQIKRTNEYIDSSNTYVVAGDAIHRGVELSAQGRVTRNLMIGASMTALQATAENTGDAQIEGKRVGNVPKLKSALYMDYALPQMPALKLNGTWIYSSSKEFVPNRDIRTAIPGYSVLNLGARYATKVSGVKTTFRFGVDNVFNKFYWGDASNAFGGYLIPGAPRVFRLSAQMDL, translated from the coding sequence ATGTCTGCATCACACTCCCGCCGTTCCCTGATTGCCCTGGCTGTTGCGCAAGCTTGTGCATTTGCGCCTGCTGCCATGGCTGAATCTTCCGAAAACGTTTTGCCTGAAGTTGTTGTGACTTCCGATTCGGCAAAAGATGGGATTGCGCGCAATGCGAGCATAGGTGGATTTTCGGAAGCGCCGCTGCGCGAGACGCCGGCATCCATTAGCGTCATCACGCGTGAACAGATGCAGGACCGCAGCATACGCACGGCGACCGACGCAGTGAAATACGATGCGAGCGTACAGAATTCCTATAACGCGGTTGGTTTGTCCGACTGGTTTGCGATACGCGGCTTTGTACTGGATCAGGGTTCCAGCTATCGCAAAGATGGCTTGGTCATACTCGCGCAATCGTCGATTCCGATGGAGAACAAGGAAAGCTTTGAAATCCTCAAGGGTTTGGCTGGCTTGCAGTCAGGCATAGCCTCGTCGGGTGGCGTCCTGAATTACGTGACCAAACGCCCTACCAACGAGCCTTTGCGCACGGTGACGCTCGAGGTGAGTGAGCGCGGCACGCGTTATGCAGCAGTCGATCTGGGCGGACGTTTTGAAGATCAGCGCTTTGGTTATCGCATCAATGCAGCCGTGGAAGATATACGTTCCTACGTGCGTGCTTCCAATGGTGACAGACGCTTCGTGTCCGGTGCCTTCGATTGGCGCATCAGCCCACGCGCCTTGCTGCAAGTCGATGTCGACTATCAGCATAAATCGCAATTGACGGTACCTGGCTTCCAGTTGCTTGGCTCTGACTTGCGCATTCCTACCGGCGTCAGCGGCAAGACGATGCTGAATGATCAACCGTGGAGCCGTCCGGTTACTGATGACACCAATAATCTGGGTGTGAAATTTGAATATGAGCTGAACGATAACTGGCGTACGACTTTGCAAGCCAACGCGTTTGCTTTGCGTAGAGATGATGCTGTTGCCTTGTCTGTTGGTTGCCCGGCAACTGGTTCGTTCTCTAATTATTGTGCGAATGGCGATTACGGCTTATACGATTTGCGTCGTGACAATGACAAGCGGACAGTGAATACCACGCAGGCTTTGTTGCAGGGTAGGTTCAACACCGGCACAGTCAAACATGAATTGACGACGGGCGTTTCGACATTGAATCGTCGTGACAGCTTTGCTGACTATTTGTTCGACTTCGTAGGTACCGGCAATATCTATAACCCGGTGTACTACAACTACACTTTGGGACCGACGAAACCAGTCAGCTTACGTCGCAAGGATGATGAGCGCTCAGTCTTCATGCAAGACATTCTGAGTTTGACGGATAAACTCAAATTGCACGCCGGTGTGCGTTACACGCAATTGAAGCGCGATCAGTTCAATGCCGGCGGCACCTTGCTGCGTCATACCGATGAAGGTTTTGCCTTGCCGAATGTGGCCTTGGTGTTTAGTCCGCAAGAGAACTGGTCTATCTATGGTTCTTATTCGGAAGGTCTGGATCCGGGTGGTGAAGTTCCTGATGGCGCGACCAATCAAGGCACGGTATTGGATCCGTCGCGCAGCCGACAATATGAGGTGGGCGTCAAGGCAGATATCAGCAGCAATGTCAGTGTCGCGGCCGCTTTGTTCCAGATCAAGCGCACCAATGAATACATCGATTCCAGCAATACCTATGTGGTAGCTGGCGATGCGATCCATCGTGGTGTAGAGCTGTCCGCACAAGGTCGTGTGACGCGCAATCTGATGATAGGTGCCAGCATGACGGCACTGCAGGCTACGGCAGAAAATACCGGCGATGCGCAGATCGAAGGCAAGCGCGTTGGTAATGTGCCTAAGCTCAAATCGGCGCTGTATATGGATTACGCATTACCGCAAATGCCTGCGTTGAAACTCAATGGCACCTGGATTTATTCGAGCAGCAAGGAATTTGTACCGAATCGCGATATTCGCACCGCTATCCCTGGTTACAGTGTGCTGAATCTGGGCGCACGTTATGCGACCAAGGTATCCGGCGTGAAGACAACTTTCCGCTTCGGTGTCGATAACGTCTTCAATAAATTCTATTGGGGCGATGCATCAAATGCCTTTGGTGGTTATCTGATTCCCGGTGCGCCGCGCGTATTTAGACTGTCAGCGCAGATGGATCTCTAA
- a CDS encoding AAA family ATPase, with amino-acid sequence MNTSPLRVALLGAESTGKSTLAATLAAHYRTVWVPEYLREFVEEKQRTPQESEQFLIASTQLTREEDSAREANTLLFCDTTPLMTAIYSQFYFGSIDTALENLVRAHRYDYTIVTEPSTPWIADGLQRESDTVRQAVHKLLLTTLAAEAISFLLVSGAVEQRVQQVTKYLSEEK; translated from the coding sequence ATGAACACGTCACCGTTACGCGTTGCACTACTCGGCGCAGAATCAACTGGCAAGTCGACCTTGGCTGCAACATTGGCTGCGCATTACCGCACGGTTTGGGTGCCGGAATATCTACGCGAGTTTGTGGAAGAGAAGCAGCGTACGCCACAAGAGTCTGAACAATTCCTGATTGCCAGTACGCAGCTTACAAGGGAAGAGGACTCAGCGCGAGAAGCTAATACATTACTGTTTTGCGATACCACTCCGCTGATGACTGCCATCTACAGTCAATTCTATTTCGGCAGCATAGACACGGCACTGGAAAATCTGGTGCGCGCGCATCGCTATGACTACACCATCGTCACAGAACCAAGCACTCCCTGGATCGCCGATGGCTTGCAGCGCGAATCAGATACGGTACGGCAAGCTGTACACAAACTATTGCTGACTACGCTCGCTGCAGAAGCTATTTCTTTTCTCTTGGTATCGGGAGCAGTGGAACAACGTGTACAGCAAGTGACTAAGTATTTATCTGAAGAAAAGTAG
- a CDS encoding 4-oxalocrotonate tautomerase: MPTINVQLFEGRTVEQKRAFVKAVTEATVATLGSSAESVDIIIEDVKRENWATGGKLWSDV, translated from the coding sequence ATGCCAACTATCAACGTGCAATTATTCGAAGGCCGTACCGTCGAACAAAAACGTGCTTTCGTTAAAGCCGTTACTGAAGCAACAGTCGCAACGCTCGGTTCCAGTGCTGAATCTGTCGATATCATTATCGAAGACGTGAAGCGTGAAAACTGGGCAACCGGCGGCAAGCTGTGGTCTGACGTTTAA
- a CDS encoding class II aldolase/adducin family protein: protein MTTPAIQTPPAGISAAEWQVRVDLAACYRLCALKNWDDLIYTHISATVPGEEGRFLINPFGFRFDEITASNLVKIDLQGNIIGDQTYRVNVTGFAIHGAVHAARADAMCVMHLHNENGVAVGMQQGGLLPLSQHAMRFYQQMGYHDYEGLALSPVEQTRLIERLGDYPAMLLRNHGTLISGRTIAEAYVLMDTLDKACSFQLKAQSGGGALNIPPPEVCAKTYKELLGDGSPEGILEWPSLLRKLDALSPSYRD from the coding sequence ATGACTACCCCAGCAATCCAGACTCCACCGGCCGGCATCAGCGCCGCCGAATGGCAAGTTCGTGTCGATCTCGCCGCCTGTTACCGCTTATGCGCGTTAAAGAATTGGGATGACCTGATTTACACGCATATTTCCGCCACGGTTCCGGGCGAAGAAGGTCGCTTCCTGATCAATCCTTTTGGCTTCCGCTTTGATGAAATTACCGCATCTAATCTGGTGAAGATTGATTTGCAGGGCAATATCATTGGTGACCAGACTTATCGCGTGAATGTGACCGGCTTCGCGATCCACGGTGCGGTGCATGCAGCGCGTGCAGATGCGATGTGCGTCATGCATTTGCATAATGAAAACGGTGTTGCCGTCGGTATGCAACAAGGTGGCTTGCTACCTTTATCGCAGCACGCGATGCGTTTCTATCAGCAGATGGGTTATCACGACTATGAAGGTTTGGCCTTGTCGCCAGTTGAGCAGACGCGGCTGATTGAACGCCTTGGTGATTATCCGGCGATGCTGTTGCGCAATCACGGCACGCTGATCAGCGGCCGCACGATAGCTGAAGCCTATGTATTGATGGATACGCTGGATAAAGCGTGTTCCTTCCAGTTAAAAGCGCAATCAGGTGGTGGAGCTTTGAATATCCCGCCGCCTGAAGTCTGTGCAAAAACGTACAAGGAATTACTCGGCGATGGCTCGCCCGAAGGCATACTCGAATGGCCGTCTTTGCTGCGCAAGCTCGATGCTTTGTCGCCGTCCTATCGCGACTGA
- a CDS encoding polysaccharide deacetylase family protein yields the protein MLFFSLALSGCALILPSNIPISEPISHPVRFLLTFDDGPSSSNYMNSTESILKDLAHNPVQPGIKALFFVQTRGATLHSPGRELLPREYAEGHLIGFHTATSGHNNHRFLSPEDFVASLENGIADIRNATGTAPTLVRPPYWSYDTRTFAAYQAHGLHMLLTDLSANDGKTWGFNGSPRRRINLHNQLAAMRAKMVAGSLPVVDGVVPIVVTFHDTNSYTARHMNEYLQILLDVAKELNIPVSDQAFYKDRSALERAALARTVKDGSEPVVLPGLWGWIWR from the coding sequence ATGCTGTTTTTCAGTCTGGCATTGTCCGGTTGTGCGCTGATATTGCCGTCAAACATCCCAATAAGCGAACCGATTTCGCACCCCGTCCGTTTTTTGCTGACTTTCGACGATGGCCCAAGTTCTTCCAACTATATGAATTCGACTGAATCCATACTGAAAGATCTGGCGCACAACCCGGTACAACCAGGCATTAAGGCGCTGTTCTTTGTGCAGACACGTGGCGCGACACTGCATTCACCGGGACGTGAATTATTGCCGCGTGAGTATGCGGAAGGTCATCTGATCGGTTTTCATACCGCGACTTCTGGACATAACAATCATCGCTTTTTATCACCGGAAGATTTCGTCGCCTCGCTGGAAAATGGTATCGCTGATATACGCAACGCCACCGGCACTGCTCCGACTTTAGTAAGACCGCCTTACTGGAGTTATGACACGCGCACGTTTGCTGCATATCAAGCGCACGGCTTGCACATGCTGCTGACAGATCTGAGTGCCAACGATGGCAAAACATGGGGCTTCAACGGTAGTCCACGCAGGCGTATCAATTTACACAATCAACTCGCTGCTATGCGAGCCAAGATGGTTGCAGGAAGCTTGCCCGTCGTCGATGGTGTCGTTCCCATCGTCGTTACCTTCCACGACACCAATTCCTATACCGCACGTCACATGAATGAATATCTGCAAATATTGCTCGATGTTGCCAAGGAATTGAACATACCCGTCAGCGATCAAGCGTTTTACAAAGATCGCTCTGCACTTGAACGCGCCGCACTGGCACGTACGGTAAAAGATGGATCAGAACCGGTAGTGCTGCCAGGATTATGGGGATGGATTTGGCGTTAA
- a CDS encoding CerR family C-terminal domain-containing protein, with amino-acid sequence MTTTSNKPSPKPQHPVDSTNVDGEARKQRSDGAEARTRLLQMALRLFADKGFSKTSTREIAQAAGVNIASIKYYFGDKAGLYRAVFTEPMGTSCDYIPVNSDTFTLHESLAEFFKNFLEPLKQSDLVQLCVRLHFREMLEPTGLWEEEIGSNIKPSHDALVAILMRHLDVAEEDDEIHRLVFSIVGMAVHLMIAHDVIDTIRPSLIKAPAAIDQWAEQLTAYAEAMVAVEATRRRSLIQ; translated from the coding sequence ATGACTACTACCAGCAATAAACCTTCTCCCAAGCCGCAGCATCCTGTCGATTCCACCAATGTGGACGGCGAGGCGCGCAAGCAACGTTCCGATGGTGCCGAGGCGCGTACGCGCTTATTGCAGATGGCCTTGCGTTTGTTCGCTGACAAAGGTTTCAGCAAAACCTCCACTCGTGAAATCGCGCAAGCAGCCGGCGTCAATATCGCATCGATTAAATATTATTTTGGCGACAAGGCAGGTTTGTATCGCGCCGTGTTTACCGAACCTATGGGCACTTCGTGTGATTACATCCCGGTCAATTCAGACACGTTCACGCTGCATGAATCGCTGGCCGAGTTCTTCAAAAATTTTCTGGAGCCCTTGAAGCAAAGCGATTTGGTGCAACTATGTGTGCGTCTGCATTTCCGCGAAATGCTGGAACCAACCGGTTTGTGGGAAGAAGAGATAGGCAGCAATATCAAACCTTCCCACGATGCATTGGTGGCCATACTGATGCGTCATCTGGATGTGGCAGAAGAAGATGATGAAATACACCGCTTGGTGTTTTCCATCGTCGGCATGGCTGTGCATCTGATGATTGCGCACGACGTGATCGATACCATACGACCGAGCCTGATCAAGGCGCCGGCAGCAATTGATCAATGGGCGGAGCAACTGACTGCTTACGCAGAAGCGATGGTCGCAGTTGAGGCAACACGCCGCCGCTCTCTCATTCAATAG
- a CDS encoding DNA glycosylase AlkZ-like family protein, with protein MPTESSLEDLRRYAVARTLFTPTTLPAAIRRLGFVQADPIRAPARAQDLTLRHRVKDYRAGDLERRYVRLAIDEDCLVNYGFLPSEHLALMHPRQAKKVWDSETQRQAADVLAFVHERGAVHPREVDQHFAHGRVKNYWGGSSNASTHLLDGLHYRGLLRVQRRDSGTRVYEAVTHPAADDSPAASAQRAAALIDLVVRKYAPLPAASLTYLVRLLGYGAPHLAEQTQAALRLAREHLASCRIDGTTWYWPADENPRSRRYAIDDRLRLLTPFDPVVWDRCRFTLFWDWTYKFEAYTPPARRQFGYYALPMLWRGQVIGWANVSTREGRLEAAFGYVAGAAPKGAAFRSALDEELQRMEQFLGLC; from the coding sequence ATGCCCACTGAATCGAGTCTCGAAGACCTGCGTCGCTACGCGGTCGCGCGCACCTTGTTTACGCCGACTACGTTGCCGGCAGCGATCCGACGCCTGGGTTTCGTGCAAGCGGATCCGATCCGTGCCCCGGCTCGGGCGCAGGACCTGACGCTACGCCACCGAGTCAAGGACTACCGTGCCGGCGATCTGGAGCGCCGCTACGTGCGCCTGGCGATCGACGAAGATTGCCTGGTTAACTACGGCTTCCTGCCCAGCGAGCACTTGGCGCTGATGCATCCGCGTCAGGCGAAGAAAGTCTGGGATAGCGAGACACAACGTCAGGCTGCAGACGTGCTGGCCTTCGTGCATGAACGCGGCGCAGTCCATCCGCGCGAGGTCGATCAGCACTTCGCACACGGGCGCGTGAAGAACTATTGGGGTGGTTCGAGCAACGCTAGTACGCATCTGCTCGATGGTTTGCACTACCGCGGCTTGTTGCGAGTGCAGCGGCGTGACAGCGGCACGCGCGTCTACGAGGCGGTTACGCACCCGGCCGCAGACGACAGTCCCGCTGCAAGCGCTCAGCGCGCAGCTGCTTTGATCGATTTGGTGGTGCGCAAGTACGCACCACTGCCAGCCGCCAGCCTGACCTATCTGGTGCGGCTGCTCGGCTACGGCGCACCGCATCTGGCGGAGCAGACCCAGGCGGCGCTGCGGCTGGCGCGCGAGCACCTGGCCAGTTGCCGCATCGACGGGACTACTTGGTACTGGCCCGCTGACGAAAATCCTCGCTCGCGCCGTTACGCCATCGATGACCGGCTGCGGCTACTCACTCCTTTCGATCCTGTGGTCTGGGACCGGTGCCGCTTCACGTTGTTTTGGGACTGGACGTATAAGTTCGAGGCCTACACACCACCGGCCCGGCGCCAGTTCGGCTACTACGCGCTGCCTATGCTCTGGCGTGGCCAGGTAATCGGCTGGGCCAATGTGTCGACGCGTGAAGGCCGACTGGAAGCAGCGTTCGGCTATGTGGCTGGCGCAGCGCCAAAAGGTGCTGCATTCCGTAGCGCATTGGACGAAGAACTGCAGCGCATGGAGCAGTTCCTCGGCTTGTGCTGA